A section of the Paenibacillus odorifer genome encodes:
- a CDS encoding YhcH/YjgK/YiaL family protein translates to MILGSLSSWEEHIKYENPVIVEAIEELKVILQHDPDLGRIEIRGNEMYASIMALEAKSLEEQVAEKHEAYIDVHYLIEGEETIGWATLQEGIEPIKPYDAEGEYALYPPSADEILLSLKPGMFAVFFPHDVHRPGMGQPGQQIKKAVIKIHTNLLTP, encoded by the coding sequence ATGATCTTAGGTTCTTTGTCATCTTGGGAAGAGCATATCAAGTATGAGAATCCTGTCATTGTTGAGGCTATCGAGGAATTGAAAGTAATCTTACAACATGATCCTGATCTTGGACGAATCGAAATTCGCGGGAACGAAATGTATGCTTCGATTATGGCTCTTGAGGCAAAATCGCTGGAGGAACAAGTCGCAGAGAAGCATGAGGCCTATATTGATGTGCATTATCTGATCGAAGGTGAAGAAACGATTGGCTGGGCAACCCTGCAAGAAGGGATCGAACCCATTAAGCCTTACGATGCCGAAGGAGAATATGCGCTTTATCCCCCATCAGCAGATGAAATATTGTTATCTTTGAAGCCTGGCATGTTCGCGGTCTTTTTCCCTCATGATGTTCACAGACCGGGTATGGGTCAACCGGGGCAGCAGATTAAAAAAGCTGTCATTAAAATCCACACAAATCTACTAACTCCATAA
- a CDS encoding N-acetylmannosamine-6-phosphate 2-epimerase, whose translation MNTENNVLKKIKHKLVVSSQALPEEPLHSPFIMGRMAYAAYLGGASGIRANSVADIQEIKKQVNLPIIGIIKKVYEGSEVFITPTQKEVDELYREGVDIIAMDATDRIRPDGSTISELFPLLKETYKDQLFMADCSTFAEAAKAVELGFDLIGTTLSGYTEATKGRNLPDFELVQQIVNNFSVPVIAEGGVSTPEELKTMFDLGVYSAVVGSAITRPMEITKRFVNAIQ comes from the coding sequence ATGAATACTGAAAATAATGTACTTAAAAAAATAAAACATAAATTAGTCGTCTCCAGTCAAGCCTTACCAGAAGAACCGCTGCATAGCCCGTTTATTATGGGGAGAATGGCTTATGCTGCTTACTTAGGCGGGGCTTCTGGAATTCGGGCAAATAGCGTAGCGGATATTCAAGAAATCAAAAAGCAAGTGAATCTGCCGATCATTGGGATAATCAAAAAGGTGTATGAAGGCTCTGAAGTCTTTATTACACCCACTCAAAAGGAAGTCGATGAGCTGTACCGCGAAGGGGTAGATATCATTGCTATGGATGCTACAGACCGTATTCGCCCGGACGGATCTACTATTTCTGAACTTTTTCCACTTTTAAAAGAGACCTACAAAGATCAACTGTTTATGGCGGATTGTTCTACATTTGCGGAAGCTGCGAAGGCTGTTGAGCTGGGATTTGATCTGATTGGAACTACCTTGAGCGGTTATACAGAGGCTACTAAAGGCCGCAACTTGCCAGATTTTGAATTGGTTCAACAAATCGTCAACAACTTCTCTGTTCCCGTTATAGCTGAAGGTGGGGTTTCCACTCCTGAAGAATTAAAGACCATGTTTGATTTAGGTGTGTATTCAGCAGTGGTTGGCTCTGCGATCACGAGACCGATGGAGATTACGAAACGGTTTGTGAACGCTATTCAGTAG
- a CDS encoding ROK family protein: MRIVAVDIGGTNTKMCICDKQGNVHDFKEYATESYLGGPHVISRMLEKIAEYDHFDAIAISTAGQVNAEEGFIVYANENIPRYTGMKIKDIVTHHFHKPVMVENDVNSAALGEAYYGAAQSFNNFLCLTFGTGIGGAIVINRQIYKGANGVAAEFGHIFTHPLSATSGVEGLPYYEKYASTTALVKRAQLADPECTDGKALFDKIQSGNEQLERILDLWITEVAVGLASITHIFNPSAIIIGGGVMEQEDLVRRVEERTKSLLMESFAGVRIVKASLGNKAGLLGASSLFVH, translated from the coding sequence ATGAGGATTGTAGCCGTAGATATTGGCGGTACCAATACCAAGATGTGTATATGCGATAAACAGGGGAATGTACATGACTTCAAGGAGTATGCAACAGAAAGCTACTTGGGGGGACCTCATGTAATCTCAAGAATGCTGGAAAAGATTGCAGAATACGATCATTTTGATGCCATTGCCATAAGCACCGCGGGCCAAGTTAATGCAGAAGAAGGATTTATTGTCTATGCTAACGAAAATATACCTAGATATACTGGAATGAAAATTAAGGATATTGTCACCCATCATTTTCATAAACCTGTTATGGTAGAGAACGATGTGAATTCAGCTGCATTAGGCGAAGCTTATTATGGAGCTGCTCAGAGCTTTAACAATTTCTTATGTCTAACCTTTGGCACAGGTATTGGCGGTGCAATCGTCATTAATCGCCAAATCTACAAAGGGGCTAATGGGGTAGCGGCTGAATTTGGCCATATCTTTACTCACCCATTGTCGGCCACATCCGGAGTAGAAGGACTGCCATATTATGAAAAATACGCTTCAACCACAGCTTTAGTGAAGCGGGCTCAGCTGGCAGATCCCGAATGCACGGATGGAAAAGCCTTATTTGATAAAATACAGAGCGGAAATGAGCAGCTTGAACGTATTTTAGATCTATGGATTACTGAAGTGGCTGTTGGTTTAGCTTCTATCACTCATATCTTCAATCCATCCGCGATTATTATTGGTGGCGGCGTAATGGAACAAGAAGATTTGGTTCGAAGGGTAGAAGAACGAACGAAGTCTTTGCTTATGGAAAGCTTTGCGGGAGTGAGAATTGTTAAAGCCTCATTAGGGAATAAGGCAGGTCTGCTGGGAGCTTCCTCCTTATTCGTACATTAA
- a CDS encoding MurR/RpiR family transcriptional regulator, giving the protein MRTISIFSSIHSKYNNLTNTEKKVADYVLENTRSVVYMSITDLADACDVGESSIFRFCKSLSYKGYQEFKIALAHSITVENEIPQLTDQILMDDTIEAVASKVLTTNVSALNETYNLIDIQKISEAIEYLINAERVLFFGVGSSLVTAMEAKIKFMRITNKTECLMDSHLQMMSAALMSNRDVAVVISYSGSTKDSIEVARKAKERGAKVISITRFEKSPLTSYSDLTLLCGANEGPLQGGSLSAKISQLYLLDILYVEYFKKTSEQSIINKETTASAVSEKLV; this is encoded by the coding sequence TTGCGGACAATCAGTATTTTTTCTTCAATTCATTCTAAATACAATAATTTGACGAATACGGAGAAGAAGGTAGCGGACTACGTACTGGAGAACACGAGAAGTGTAGTCTACATGTCGATTACTGATCTTGCAGATGCATGTGATGTTGGGGAGTCAAGTATATTTCGATTTTGCAAATCTTTAAGTTATAAAGGGTATCAAGAGTTCAAGATCGCATTGGCACATAGCATCACTGTGGAGAATGAGATCCCGCAGCTTACCGATCAAATTCTGATGGATGATACGATTGAAGCTGTTGCTTCTAAAGTGCTGACCACGAATGTAAGTGCACTCAACGAGACCTATAATTTAATTGATATACAGAAGATCAGTGAGGCTATTGAGTATTTGATTAATGCAGAACGTGTATTATTTTTCGGTGTGGGCTCTTCTCTAGTCACAGCTATGGAAGCCAAAATTAAATTTATGCGCATTACGAACAAAACGGAATGTTTAATGGATTCACATCTGCAGATGATGTCGGCAGCACTGATGTCTAACCGGGATGTCGCTGTTGTGATTTCTTATTCCGGCTCGACCAAGGATAGCATTGAGGTTGCGAGAAAAGCAAAGGAAAGAGGAGCCAAAGTAATATCCATTACTAGGTTTGAAAAGTCACCGCTAACCTCGTACTCCGATCTGACCCTGCTATGTGGTGCTAATGAAGGACCGCTGCAAGGGGGTTCATTATCTGCAAAGATATCGCAGCTCTATCTGCTTGATATTTTATATGTAGAATATTTCAAGAAGACTAGTGAGCAATCCATAATTAATAAAGAAACAACAGCTTCAGCAGTCAGTGAGAAACTGGTTTAG